The following proteins are co-located in the Armatimonadota bacterium genome:
- the rapZ gene encoding RNase adapter RapZ, with the protein MQFVIITGLSGAGKSTAVHVFEDMGYFCVDNLPPVLVPRFAELVSRSHGRVDRVAVVMDIRSGEFFDEIEDALRALDERRLPYRVLFLDASDEVLVRRFKETRRKHPLAPSGSVLEGIQAERRRLETLRERAHKIVDTSTLTPQALRTELQAEFGPTSERALTITVLSFGYKHGLPMDADLVFDVRFLPNPHYVPELRPHPGTHPEVRAYVLASPEAQTFRGQMLEMVSFLLPHFIREGKSHLVIAIGCTGGRHRSVVFAEELGSHLRELGYAVRIRHRDLDRE; encoded by the coding sequence ATGCAGTTCGTGATCATCACGGGGCTTTCCGGAGCGGGCAAGTCCACCGCGGTGCACGTCTTCGAGGACATGGGGTACTTCTGCGTGGACAACCTGCCGCCTGTCCTGGTGCCCCGGTTTGCGGAGCTGGTGAGTCGGTCCCACGGGCGGGTGGACCGGGTGGCGGTGGTGATGGACATCCGCAGCGGAGAGTTCTTCGATGAGATCGAGGACGCCCTCCGAGCCCTGGACGAGCGTCGACTCCCCTATCGCGTCCTCTTCCTGGACGCTTCGGACGAGGTCCTGGTCCGCCGGTTCAAGGAGACCCGTCGCAAGCATCCCCTCGCCCCGAGCGGGTCCGTGCTGGAGGGAATTCAAGCGGAGCGGAGGCGCCTGGAGACCCTACGGGAGCGGGCCCACAAGATCGTGGACACCAGCACCCTTACCCCTCAGGCCCTGCGGACGGAGCTCCAGGCAGAGTTCGGGCCGACTTCGGAGCGGGCCCTCACCATCACCGTGCTCTCCTTCGGGTATAAGCACGGACTGCCCATGGACGCGGACCTGGTCTTCGACGTGCGCTTTCTCCCCAATCCCCACTACGTGCCCGAGCTACGTCCTCACCCGGGAACCCATCCGGAGGTGCGGGCCTACGTGCTCGCCTCCCCGGAGGCCCAGACCTTCCGGGGGCAGATGCTGGAGATGGTCTCCTTCCTGCTCCCGCACTTCATCCGGGAGGGGAAGTCGCACCTGGTGATCGCCATCGGGTGCACGGGGGGACGGCACCGGTCCGTGGTCTTCGCGGAGGAGCTGGGAAGCCACCTCCGGGAATTGGGCTATGCGGTTCGGATCCGGCACCGGGACCTGGATCGGGAGTGA
- a CDS encoding YvcK family protein — protein sequence MRQAVIRVRLPLRVRQFAKWLVPGIRVKRFLALVLLGVLLVTGGTLLLLSRLPLRRSLLERIGALPDGAVLGSGTALVVLGLYGVFLGVRATIRSVAGVFLPRGDHRLVELLVQHRAVPRGPRIVAIGGGTGLSTLLRGLKAYAAHLTAVVTVTDDGGSSGRLRRELGILPPGDINDCLVALAEVEPVMTRLFQYRFDRGDLAGHSFGNLFLASMVGVGGDLVSAVRLASRVLAIRGQVLPATADHAVLGAEFADGTVVEGESTIPQLRKPIRRVYLNPPNVRAVPEVLEALVQADLILLGPGSLFTSVLPNLLVPGIAEALRRASAPVVYIVNVMTQPGETDGFRASDHVRTVVEHLGTGVVDVALVNTQMPRNRAVLERYREQGAFPVEPDLERIRHLGVEAVGRPLMSETDLLRHDPARLAQAVLEIFERLLHRRRPVRVSVINP from the coding sequence ATGAGGCAGGCGGTGATCCGGGTGCGCCTTCCGCTTCGGGTGCGCCAGTTCGCCAAGTGGCTGGTTCCGGGAATCCGCGTCAAGCGGTTCCTGGCCCTGGTGCTGTTGGGCGTCCTTCTGGTGACCGGGGGGACCTTGCTCCTCCTAAGCCGTCTCCCTCTTCGGAGGAGTCTACTGGAGCGGATCGGTGCGCTCCCGGACGGAGCGGTCCTGGGCTCGGGCACGGCCCTGGTCGTCCTGGGCCTCTATGGAGTCTTCCTCGGAGTGCGGGCCACCATCCGATCCGTGGCCGGCGTCTTCCTGCCCCGGGGGGACCACCGACTCGTGGAGCTGCTGGTCCAGCACCGAGCTGTTCCCCGAGGTCCCCGCATCGTGGCCATCGGAGGCGGGACCGGACTTTCGACCCTCCTGCGGGGCCTCAAGGCCTATGCCGCCCACCTCACCGCGGTGGTGACGGTCACCGATGACGGGGGGAGTTCGGGACGCCTCCGGCGGGAACTGGGAATCCTCCCCCCGGGGGACATCAACGACTGCCTGGTGGCCTTGGCAGAGGTGGAGCCCGTGATGACCCGCCTGTTCCAGTACCGCTTCGACCGAGGGGACCTGGCGGGTCACTCCTTCGGCAATCTGTTCCTGGCCAGCATGGTGGGGGTAGGGGGGGACCTCGTGTCCGCGGTGCGGCTGGCGAGTCGCGTGCTCGCCATCCGGGGACAGGTCCTTCCGGCCACCGCGGATCACGCGGTGCTGGGGGCGGAGTTCGCGGACGGGACCGTGGTGGAAGGAGAATCCACCATCCCGCAGCTCCGCAAGCCCATCCGCCGGGTCTACCTGAATCCCCCGAACGTGCGTGCGGTTCCCGAGGTCCTGGAGGCCCTGGTCCAGGCAGACCTCATCCTGCTGGGCCCCGGGAGCCTCTTCACCTCCGTGCTCCCCAACCTTCTGGTTCCGGGCATCGCGGAGGCCCTCCGGAGGGCCTCCGCGCCCGTGGTGTACATCGTGAACGTCATGACCCAGCCCGGGGAGACGGACGGGTTCCGGGCCTCCGATCACGTGCGGACGGTGGTGGAGCACCTCGGGACCGGGGTGGTGGATGTGGCCCTGGTCAATACCCAGATGCCCCGCAACCGGGCCGTGCTGGAACGCTACCGGGAACAGGGTGCCTTCCCCGTGGAGCCCGACCTGGAGCGGATCCGGCATCTGGGCGTGGAGGCGGTGGGACGCCCCCTGATGAGCGAGACGGACCTCTTGCGTCACGACCCGGCCCGTCTGGCCCAGGCGGTCCTGGAGATCTTCGAGCGCCTCCTCCACCGCCGGCGTCCGGTGCGGGTGAGCGTGATCAATCCGTAG
- a CDS encoding NADH-quinone oxidoreductase subunit A, producing MAAFALLGSLLAALPFAVVWLLAPRSSYSQKRLTYESGVIPFGEAWAQFHVRYYLYSLVFLLFDIEVIFIYPWTVVLRQLGPLAFVEMLVFIVVLAVGLAYAWRKGGLEWT from the coding sequence GTGGCGGCCTTCGCGCTGCTGGGTAGCCTCCTGGCGGCATTGCCGTTCGCCGTGGTCTGGTTGCTGGCCCCCCGAAGTTCGTATTCCCAAAAGCGGTTGACCTACGAGTCCGGTGTGATCCCCTTCGGGGAGGCATGGGCCCAGTTCCACGTGCGTTACTACCTCTACAGTTTGGTGTTTCTCCTCTTCGATATCGAGGTGATCTTCATCTATCCGTGGACCGTGGTCCTCCGGCAGCTGGGGCCCCTCGCCTTCGTGGAGATGCTGGTCTTCATCGTCGTTCTCGCGGTGGGCCTCGCATACGCGTGGCGGAAGGGAGGGCTGGAGTGGACGTGA
- the nuoH gene encoding NADH-quinone oxidoreductase subunit NuoH, whose protein sequence is MAEAIRMVLSVVIVFTFVAVGVALFLVLMERKVSAWVQARIGPRHVGPYGTLQTLADLLKLLQKEHILPAGADRLMFGVAPVVVAVAALMSYVVLPWGPGVIVRDLGVGVLYFAAVLSLEVVGILTAGWASNNKYALLGGLRSAAQMVSYELPLGFSILTVATIAGTLSTVRIVEAQPYPWYTYPSVLLAGLVFLVAATAESNRIPFDLPEAESELVAGYFSEYSPLRFALFQLGEYGSLFATSALFVTLFLGGWRGPFEIPLVGPVVDGIFWFLLKTYAVVFFFMWVRWTYPRFRIDQLLNVSWKLLLPLSLANLLLAGLLVTWSG, encoded by the coding sequence ATGGCGGAGGCGATCCGCATGGTCCTCTCCGTGGTGATCGTGTTCACCTTCGTGGCGGTTGGGGTGGCGCTCTTCCTGGTGCTGATGGAGCGGAAGGTGAGCGCGTGGGTCCAGGCCCGCATCGGACCTCGCCATGTGGGACCCTACGGGACCCTGCAGACCCTGGCGGATCTCCTGAAGCTCCTGCAGAAGGAGCACATCCTGCCCGCGGGCGCGGATCGCCTGATGTTCGGCGTCGCACCCGTGGTGGTGGCGGTGGCCGCCCTCATGAGCTATGTGGTGCTCCCCTGGGGGCCGGGCGTCATCGTACGGGACCTCGGGGTCGGGGTCCTGTACTTCGCCGCGGTCCTCTCCCTGGAAGTGGTGGGGATCCTCACCGCGGGATGGGCTTCCAATAACAAGTACGCACTCCTCGGGGGGTTGCGATCCGCCGCCCAGATGGTTTCCTATGAACTTCCTCTGGGGTTTTCCATCCTCACGGTGGCCACCATCGCGGGGACCCTCTCCACGGTCCGTATCGTGGAGGCCCAACCCTATCCCTGGTACACGTATCCCTCCGTCCTCCTGGCGGGCCTCGTGTTCTTGGTGGCGGCCACCGCGGAAAGCAACCGGATCCCCTTCGACCTCCCGGAGGCGGAGTCGGAGCTGGTGGCCGGGTATTTCTCCGAGTATTCCCCCCTCAGGTTTGCCCTGTTCCAGCTCGGGGAGTACGGATCCCTGTTCGCCACCTCGGCCCTCTTCGTGACCCTGTTCCTGGGGGGCTGGCGGGGCCCGTTCGAGATCCCTCTCGTGGGGCCCGTGGTGGACGGCATCTTCTGGTTTCTGCTGAAGACCTACGCGGTGGTGTTCTTCTTCATGTGGGTGCGGTGGACGTATCCGCGCTTCCGGATCGACCAGCTGCTGAACGTCTCGTGGAAGCTCCTGTTGCCCCTGAGCCTTGCGAACCTCCTCCTGGCGGGATTGCTGGTGACGTGGAGCGGGTGA
- a CDS encoding NADH-quinone oxidoreductase subunit J — MAEAVAFYGLTAVALGAALVVVLSRNMVHAAVSLIPVLLAVAGYYVLLGAEFVAAIQILIYAGAITVLILFVILLTEGATGVRVRPRNEQVPLGALVCLALAVLLIAVLTRTPWPQAQGTLPDYNPGAVGQSFLTAYVLPFEVTSLLIVACLVGAIVVARREA; from the coding sequence ATGGCGGAGGCCGTGGCCTTCTACGGACTGACCGCGGTGGCCCTGGGGGCCGCCCTCGTGGTGGTGCTCTCCCGGAACATGGTGCACGCCGCGGTGTCCCTGATCCCCGTGCTCCTGGCGGTGGCGGGCTACTACGTGCTGCTGGGTGCGGAATTCGTGGCCGCCATCCAGATCCTCATCTACGCGGGGGCCATCACCGTGCTCATCCTGTTCGTGATCCTCCTCACGGAGGGCGCCACGGGCGTACGGGTCCGGCCCCGGAACGAGCAGGTGCCCCTGGGGGCCCTCGTCTGCTTGGCCCTGGCGGTCCTGCTCATCGCGGTTCTCACCCGGACCCCCTGGCCTCAGGCCCAGGGCACCCTTCCCGACTACAATCCGGGGGCCGTGGGTCAGAGTTTTCTCACCGCGTACGTGCTGCCCTTTGAGGTCACGTCCCTGCTGATCGTGGCGTGTCTGGTGGGGGCCATCGTGGTGGCGCGCAGGGAGGCATGA
- the nuoK gene encoding NADH-quinone oxidoreductase subunit NuoK: MIGLGHYLVSGALLFAVGLFAVLTRRSAVAILMGIELMLNAANINFVAFTKFVSPELVRGHIAALVVITLAACEAAVGLALVISAYRHLETVQVDEINLMKW; this comes from the coding sequence ATGATCGGACTCGGACACTACCTCGTCTCCGGTGCCCTCTTGTTCGCCGTGGGTCTCTTCGCGGTGCTCACCCGGCGCAGCGCGGTGGCCATCCTCATGGGCATCGAGCTCATGCTGAACGCGGCCAACATCAATTTCGTGGCCTTCACCAAGTTCGTCTCCCCGGAATTGGTGCGGGGGCACATCGCGGCCCTCGTCGTCATCACCCTGGCCGCGTGCGAGGCCGCGGTGGGACTGGCGCTCGTGATCAGCGCCTACCGACACCTGGAGACCGTGCAGGTGGACGAGATCAACCTTATGAAGTGGTAG